In Rhodothermus sp., a genomic segment contains:
- a CDS encoding GMC family oxidoreductase, translated as MKIDLRAFEPQELGPYDLCIVGGGVAGLTLAWALRDSGLGICLLETGGEQPEPATNRLSRGDVTGYPYFPLDMARARALGGSSHLWDYEVAPGICRIRLRPLDPIDFERRAAIPFSGWPFGYETLAPYYRQAQPFFDLPDQPYTAEAWTAPTCRPLLSERSAVLRTALFQFGEPSRFYRVYGPALLTDPKITVCLHAHVLELLTNETGEAVVGVRVARPDRSELTVRARCVVLAAGGLENARLLLLSNRACPNGLGNAYDCVGRFFMEHLHFLSGLFVPADRALIPQLGFYRLHIRRNTWIMGKLALQEEVIRREGLGNYCVALWPTDRLALPRRNNPLLWGGFEALRVLREAVQHRTWPEDLPRQLLRLVRDLPRLVPWATTRLLALGGKRGSETRRPVAFVLHHMAEQLPNPESRVRLSRRRDAFGQPRLELHWQISRQDVESLLRAQQLIAQELVRQGWGTVQMETLRRIPPDGITGGFHHMGTTRMHASPREGVVDPNGRVHGVKNLYVAGSSVFPTVGFANPTLTIVALSLRLADHLKTRLT; from the coding sequence ATGAAGATCGATCTGCGTGCCTTCGAGCCACAGGAGCTGGGGCCCTACGATCTGTGTATTGTGGGGGGCGGGGTAGCCGGGTTGACGCTGGCCTGGGCGTTGCGCGACAGCGGTCTGGGGATCTGTCTGCTGGAGACCGGCGGTGAACAGCCAGAGCCGGCGACCAACCGACTCAGTCGGGGCGACGTCACCGGATACCCCTATTTTCCCCTGGATATGGCCCGGGCGCGGGCGCTGGGAGGATCCAGCCACCTCTGGGATTATGAGGTGGCACCGGGGATATGCCGGATCCGGCTGCGGCCGCTTGATCCGATCGACTTTGAGCGACGTGCAGCGATTCCGTTCAGTGGCTGGCCGTTCGGGTACGAGACGCTGGCCCCTTACTACCGACAGGCCCAGCCCTTTTTTGACCTGCCAGATCAACCCTACACGGCGGAGGCCTGGACGGCGCCGACGTGTCGGCCACTGCTCAGCGAACGCAGCGCGGTGCTCCGCACGGCCCTGTTCCAGTTTGGCGAGCCCTCCCGGTTTTATCGGGTCTATGGTCCGGCGTTGCTGACCGATCCGAAGATCACGGTGTGCTTGCATGCGCATGTGCTGGAGCTGCTGACCAATGAGACCGGGGAAGCGGTAGTGGGCGTTCGGGTAGCCCGTCCCGATCGATCCGAGCTGACCGTGCGGGCCCGTTGTGTGGTGCTGGCTGCTGGTGGCCTGGAAAATGCCCGCTTGCTGCTGCTTTCGAATCGAGCATGCCCGAACGGGCTCGGGAACGCTTACGACTGCGTAGGTCGGTTTTTTATGGAACACCTGCATTTCCTTTCTGGCCTTTTCGTGCCGGCCGACCGCGCGCTGATCCCACAGCTGGGGTTTTATCGGTTACACATCCGGCGGAATACTTGGATTATGGGAAAGCTGGCCTTGCAGGAAGAAGTGATACGTCGGGAAGGCCTGGGCAACTATTGCGTGGCGCTCTGGCCTACCGATCGGCTGGCATTGCCACGCCGTAACAACCCGCTGCTCTGGGGAGGCTTTGAAGCGCTACGCGTGCTGCGGGAAGCCGTCCAGCATCGCACCTGGCCGGAAGATCTACCGCGCCAGCTGCTGCGGCTGGTTCGCGACCTGCCCCGCCTGGTTCCCTGGGCGACCACCCGCCTGCTTGCGCTGGGCGGGAAAAGGGGCAGCGAAACGCGCCGGCCGGTGGCTTTTGTGCTGCATCACATGGCCGAACAGCTACCCAATCCAGAAAGCCGGGTTCGGTTGTCCCGACGCCGGGATGCGTTCGGCCAGCCTCGCCTGGAACTGCACTGGCAGATCAGCCGTCAGGATGTAGAAAGTCTGCTGCGGGCACAACAGCTAATAGCGCAGGAGTTAGTCCGACAGGGGTGGGGCACCGTGCAGATGGAGACGTTGCGGCGCATCCCCCCGGATGGCATCACAGGAGGCTTTCATCACATGGGCACTACGCGTATGCATGCCAGCCCACGTGAAGGCGTGGTGGATCCCAACGGACGTGTGCACGGGGTAAAAAACCTGTATGTGGCCGGATCTTCGGTGTTTCCCACGGTGGGTTTTGCCAACCCTACCTTAACTATTGTGGCATTGAGCTTGCGGCTTGCCGATCATCTGAAAACCCGTCTGACCTGA
- a CDS encoding nucleotidyltransferase family protein, with translation MSLRSTLPPEAQVLTLAARTQLEASAVGRLQQLLARPLDWERLYRWSVRHGMVALVYRNLLQAAPEALPLWWRHRMEAEARALAIHNLHQTQELLRLVTCLEREEIPVLPFKGPALAALIYGDPAARVYVDIDLLVRRSDFRRARQVIESMGYQAHKPLHGADEEAYLDTQLGFEFVHESRDFIVELHWAFFYTIYDLPLDPVAIWARHQQVVFAGHTIRTMAPEDLLLYLVIHGNKHRWLKLTWVADVAELLRRYPELEGSFVRQQARRLGVERVLAIGLTLAAELLDAPIPDGLQRSGQQRVARRMARQVVGRWMFREDADVRAFWPMFWYHLRERERWQHRLGYLKHHLQLALAPTERDRAFCRLPDRLRFLYVLIRPVRVLVERWPFRTNP, from the coding sequence ATGTCACTCCGTTCGACACTTCCACCAGAGGCGCAGGTCCTGACGCTGGCAGCGCGCACGCAGCTGGAGGCGTCGGCCGTCGGGCGCCTGCAGCAACTGTTGGCTCGGCCCCTGGACTGGGAGCGCCTGTATCGATGGAGCGTGCGCCATGGCATGGTGGCGTTGGTATACCGTAACCTGCTGCAGGCAGCACCCGAGGCCCTGCCGTTATGGTGGCGCCATCGGATGGAAGCGGAAGCGCGGGCCCTGGCTATCCATAACCTGCATCAGACCCAGGAACTCCTGCGCCTGGTTACGTGCCTGGAGCGCGAAGAAATTCCAGTGCTACCCTTTAAAGGACCGGCCCTGGCTGCCTTGATCTATGGGGATCCGGCCGCACGGGTTTACGTGGACATCGACCTGCTGGTGCGTCGCAGCGACTTCCGAAGAGCGCGGCAGGTCATTGAATCCATGGGTTATCAAGCCCATAAGCCGCTGCACGGAGCCGATGAGGAAGCCTATCTCGATACGCAACTGGGCTTTGAGTTCGTGCACGAAAGCCGTGATTTTATTGTCGAATTGCACTGGGCTTTTTTCTACACCATTTACGACCTGCCGTTAGATCCGGTGGCAATCTGGGCACGACACCAGCAGGTGGTCTTTGCCGGGCATACCATACGTACCATGGCGCCCGAAGACCTGCTGCTCTATCTGGTCATTCACGGTAATAAACACCGCTGGTTGAAGCTGACCTGGGTGGCCGACGTGGCCGAATTGCTGCGCCGCTATCCAGAGCTGGAGGGATCCTTTGTGCGGCAACAGGCACGCAGGCTGGGTGTGGAGCGTGTGCTGGCTATCGGGTTGACGTTGGCGGCCGAGCTGTTGGACGCGCCCATACCGGACGGTCTGCAGCGATCAGGGCAGCAGCGGGTGGCCCGGCGTATGGCCCGGCAAGTCGTTGGGCGCTGGATGTTTCGAGAGGATGCCGATGTGCGGGCTTTCTGGCCCATGTTCTGGTATCACTTGCGCGAGCGCGAGCGCTGGCAGCATCGCCTGGGGTATCTGAAGCATCACCTGCAGCTGGCCCTGGCCCCGACGGAAAGAGATCGGGCGTTCTGTCGGCTGCCGGATCGCTTGCGCTTTCTCTACGTGCTGATACGTCCGGTACGTGTGCTGGTGGAACGGTGGCCTTTCCGTACAAATCCATGA
- a CDS encoding glycosyltransferase, giving the protein MQSMGRQGGDDPLVSILIPTFNRAGYLQLALESACAQTYPHLEIIVLDDASTDRTPDVVCAFQERDRRILYVRNHRNRGLVANWRQGVEIARGDFFCFLGDDDLLEPAFVERLLQPLKQHPDLVLAFCDHWIIDGEGQRLPETSDRNTRRWRRTRLSEGPVDDFMRVALIDRAVFIGAVLFRRALVAPTFLADEARAMVDLWLLYRCAQQGGAYYVPQRLASCRWQPGGVSRSWHWRLYGFEGELFCYRHFLRDPALAPYRPIFEARLAYALTTYGNTLLTLGQRTAARERLRQALQLRQTLRSRVGYILTFLGPPGSWISRGVRWLRNRLWQQSVPNYPEELFRQSAPEPSLKAAVSEGTSSASPPLSVVS; this is encoded by the coding sequence CGCAGACCTATCCGCACCTGGAAATTATCGTACTGGACGATGCCAGCACCGACCGCACACCTGACGTGGTCTGCGCTTTCCAGGAACGAGATAGGCGTATTCTGTACGTACGTAATCATCGCAATCGGGGACTGGTGGCCAACTGGCGGCAGGGCGTCGAAATAGCACGGGGGGATTTTTTCTGCTTTCTGGGGGACGACGACCTACTGGAGCCAGCGTTTGTCGAGCGTTTGCTCCAGCCGCTCAAGCAACACCCGGATCTGGTGCTTGCCTTCTGTGATCACTGGATCATCGATGGGGAAGGGCAACGGTTGCCCGAAACCAGCGATAGAAACACCCGTCGCTGGCGACGGACCCGCCTGTCGGAGGGGCCGGTGGACGATTTTATGCGGGTGGCCCTGATCGACCGGGCGGTGTTCATCGGCGCTGTCCTGTTTCGGCGTGCCCTGGTGGCTCCGACGTTCCTGGCCGATGAGGCACGGGCCATGGTGGATCTGTGGCTGCTGTACCGCTGTGCCCAGCAGGGCGGAGCCTACTACGTGCCGCAGCGGCTGGCCAGTTGTCGCTGGCAGCCCGGGGGCGTCAGTCGGAGCTGGCACTGGCGTCTTTACGGGTTTGAGGGGGAGCTGTTCTGCTACCGACATTTTTTACGGGATCCGGCCCTGGCGCCCTATCGTCCCATCTTCGAGGCGCGACTGGCGTATGCGTTGACCACCTACGGCAACACGCTACTGACGCTGGGGCAGCGGACGGCCGCGCGGGAGCGACTTCGGCAGGCTCTACAGTTGCGGCAGACGCTCCGGAGCCGTGTAGGATATATCCTGACGTTCCTGGGACCGCCCGGAAGCTGGATCTCACGGGGAGTGCGCTGGTTACGCAACCGACTCTGGCAACAATCTGTGCCCAACTATCCGGAGGAGTTATTTCGGCAGTCCGCGCCGGAGCCCTCATTAAAAGCGGCCGTCTCTGAAGGAACTTCGTCAGCGTCTCCGCCGCTTTCTGTTGTTTCCTGA